TCGGCGCGCGCCCCAAACGCACAATCCGCGCGGCGTTGTGGGGCGGCGAAGAAGAAGGCTTGCTCGGCTCGGCCAAATACGTCGAGAAGTATTTGAAGGGCGATGCGAACCAAGCCGCGCGCGAAAAGTTCAACGCCTATTTCAACCTTGATCCCGGCACCGGGCCAATTTACGGCTGGTATCTCGAAAACAACGCCGCCGTCAAACCGATCTTCGATGCCTGGTTGGAGCCGTTCAAAGATTTGGGCGCGCGCCGCAACATCGCGCAAGGCATCGGCAACACCGATCACCTGAGCTTCACGCGCGCGGGGCTGGCGGGCTTCAATCCGGTACAGGATTATGTGGATTACGACACGCGCACCCATCACACCAATATGGACACGTATGAGCGCGTGAAGGCTGACGATTTGAAACAGTGCGCAATCGTGCTGGCGTCGTTTGCGTATCACGCGGCGGTGCGGGCGGAGAAGCTGCCGTTGGGTGCGAGCAAATAATTCGCCAAACTTGGGAGTGCAGATGTCTCGCCTACTGTAAGAAAAGCCGCGCAGCGTTCCTCTGTAACGCTATCAATAATTCAATGTGGCTCCTGTCTCGGCTGTACCCGTATTTAGCCCCCCGCCGCTCGTAAAGCGATAGATACATATTGACAAACAATAAATACATATTGCAGGATGAGAATATCAATGATTTTCAAGAACCATTTTCCGTACAGGAAGAACCATTATGAAACGAAGCTCAACGATATTTCTTCAGGTAGTCATCGTGCTCATCGGTATGGGCGTTCTTGCCCTGATGCTTTGGGAACCTCACCTTGAGGGCAGGAATGCGCACACCACGACCTTTGAGATTTACTTCAAAGATCCATTCCTGGCGTATGCCTACATGGCGTCTATTGCCTTTTTCGTCGCGCTCTATCAAGCCTTCAAGCTGTTGGGCTACATAGGAGCAAATCAGGTCTTTTCGCAACGCTCTGTAAGAGCCTTGCGGACTATCAAATACTGCGCGCTGACACTTATCGCTTTTATTGTGGGAGCAGAAGCTTTCTTCTTTACAGTTCAGCGTGGTAAAGAGGATATCGCGGGCGGTGTGATGATTGGTCTTGTTATGATGTTTGTCTCTGCCGTAGCCGCCACTGCCGCAGCCGTGTTCGAGAGACTTTTACAAAGTGCCGTAGAGATAAAGTCCGAGAACGACTTAACGGTATAAGGAGACCCGCATGGCAATCATCATTAACATAGACGTCATGTTGGCGAAGCGGAAGATGAGCGTCACCGAGCTTACCGAAAAAGTCGGCATCACGATGGCGAATATTTCCATCTTGAAAAACGGCAAAGCTAAAGCTATCCGGCTCTCAACCCTGGAGGCGATTTGCAAAGCCCTGGAGTGTCAGCCTGGAGATATTTTGGAATACAAAGAAGACCTCCCTTAGTGCGGAAGCGCAATAAAGATAGGCGCGCGGATGATACGGATGCGGCGGATTAGCGCGGATGCGTTGCTGAAGTTTGATCGGCGTAAATCCGCTGCACGCAGGTCAACCGCGTATCTATTGCACGCTGAGTTGAAAATGTTCTGAGCAGCCATTTGAGCGCCGCCCTGAATCTGTGGCGCAATTCCTCAGCGTTGATTTACACTGCGCCCGCAGTAACCTCGGATTACATCAGCGATTCTCGATTCGAAAAACACAGGCAGGAACGGTAGCGCAATCTGCCGAGGTTGTACTGCTTCACTGATCGAAACCGTGGAGCCTACGGTAAGAATCATTGCCCTGTACTGCCGTGCGGCGCAATCTCGGCAGATTGCGCTACCGTTTGCCGGAGGTCCCACGTATGAACGAACCCTTCCAATACGATGGTTTCATCAGCTACGGCGCGCACGACCGGGGCGAAGCGCGCGCGTTGGCCGCGCGGTTGCGCCGCGATGGGCTGCGCGCGTGGCCCGGTGTATTCGATGGCTTCTCAGCAGAGGGGGCCTCTGACAAAGACGGCGCGCGCCCGTCGGACGAGGCGCGGCGGAGCCAGCGCGAAGCGGGACTGGAGCAAGCGCGGACGCTCCTGCTGTTGCTGTCGCGGCACGCTACGGCGGCGGAGTGGGTGACGTTCGAGCAGCACGCGGTACGCTTCCGCGACCCGCTGAATCAACTACGCCGCTTGCTCCCCGTGCGACTGGACGACGCCGAGATGCGCGACGCGCTCAAGCCCTTCGCGTATGTGGATTGGCGGCTGCGCTCTGAGGAGCAGTACGAACGGTTGTTGGCCGCCTGTCGTCCGGCAGCTACCGAGACTGCGCGCGCGACTGAGCCGAAAAACCAAGCGCAACCAAGCAAGGTTTTTGAAGGACACATCGGCGCTGTTCGGG
The DNA window shown above is from Acidobacteriota bacterium and carries:
- a CDS encoding DUF2975 domain-containing protein, with product MKRSSTIFLQVVIVLIGMGVLALMLWEPHLEGRNAHTTTFEIYFKDPFLAYAYMASIAFFVALYQAFKLLGYIGANQVFSQRSVRALRTIKYCALTLIAFIVGAEAFFFTVQRGKEDIAGGVMIGLVMMFVSAVAATAAAVFERLLQSAVEIKSENDLTV
- a CDS encoding helix-turn-helix transcriptional regulator codes for the protein MAIIINIDVMLAKRKMSVTELTEKVGITMANISILKNGKAKAIRLSTLEAICKALECQPGDILEYKEDLP
- a CDS encoding toll/interleukin-1 receptor domain-containing protein yields the protein MNEPFQYDGFISYGAHDRGEARALAARLRRDGLRAWPGVFDGFSAEGASDKDGARPSDEARRSQREAGLEQARTLLLLLSRHATAAEWVTFEQHAVRFRDPLNQLRRLLPVRLDDAEMRDALKPFAYVDWRLRSEEQYERLLAACRPAATETARATEPKNQAQPSKVFEGHIGAVRGVAGTPDGRRIKASLASVS